A DNA window from Paraburkholderia sp. IMGN_8 contains the following coding sequences:
- a CDS encoding DUF4148 domain-containing protein, producing MKRQLIAGLVLSLVASAPVFAQSSSSGGIGRAGTYETQPTPSTSGKTRAEVQAELVAAYRDGSLPSLNRTTYPNKGLIGQTQAARIALQEGTSPDVTRVARGQ from the coding sequence ATGAAACGCCAACTCATAGCAGGTCTTGTTCTTTCGCTGGTCGCGAGTGCGCCGGTGTTTGCTCAAAGCAGCAGCAGCGGAGGAATTGGCCGCGCTGGTACATACGAAACGCAACCCACGCCGAGCACGAGCGGCAAGACACGCGCTGAAGTGCAAGCGGAACTGGTCGCTGCGTATCGCGATGGGTCGTTGCCTTCGTTGAATCGGACTACTTATCCAAACAAAGGGTTAATCGGCCAGACGCAGGCCGCGCGTATTGCGTTGCAGGAAGGCACAAGCCCTGACGTTACTCGCGTTGCTCGTGGGCAGTAA